CCACTAGTCACCAGAGACTTTGGAATTGGGAGTGGGGCCGGAATCCCCCCAGGTGGAGCAGCTTGACCTAGGCCAGACCCTGCTGTGTCTCCTGGGGACACCCCCTGCCCCCTAGGTTGCTATTGTCAGTCTCCTTTTGTAGGTGGGGAAACGGAGCTTCTAAGAAGTTAAGCCCCTTTTCGAAGTCACAGTCGGACAATGCAGTGGTTAGCTCCTAGTCCCTCTGGCTTCAATCTTAGAATCCTTGACACACAGAATCATGCATTTTGAGAGCCTTGAATCTCTTCATAAGGGAGTTCCATATCCTCTCTCCTCTGGAGCCTCCCCCTGGCTTTGGGGGACAGGATCTCCGAGGACTCAGAAAGAAAACAAggctttcctttattctttcaacaaatattatttattgacttcataaGCCCTGCTCTGGTTCTTgcatgttttggtttttttactTATTAGCAAATTTATCATCTTCTCCCACAGTGATGCAAGGCAGGGGCTGAGGCAATTGAGCCAGTGCAAAATTTAGGGATGCCCAAAACCTCAGTAATCAAGATAACTGAAACTAACGTTCATGGACCATTTGTGTGTTCTGCAGGCAGGAGGTTAACTCACACAGCCTTCATGAAGTgcagtcctcccatctctctctctctctatatatatatacatatatatatacacacacacatatatgtatatatatgtatatgtgtatatgtatatatgtgtatgtatatgtatatatgtatatatgtgtatatatatgcatatttataaatcATGAAACCACTGCCCTGTCCCTGACTGCTCTGTGACATTGAGTAAGTTTCTTCAGTCTCTGGGCTGAGCTAAGAAGTCATGATGgtgcactcaggcctgggcagAGGGCAGTCTAGGATAGGAAGTGGGCGTGGCTGTGGATCTGCCTCCCCCTCACCTTTCTAGTCCTGCGTGCCAGGCCCCTCCCCAAGACCTTGCATGTGTTACCTTTCATTCTGTCCCCACTGCAAAATCCTTCATCCCCATTTTGCAACCTCAAGTGCAGACCTAGGCCTAGAAGATCAACTTGGTATCAGTGGGCCTAGATGTCCACATCCACACCCATTCCACAGCctactcccttctcccttcctaaTGTTAGTGCAAGGCCACCCTGAGCAAGGCTGACTCCTGGGCAGGCCAGGGCACCAGCGTCTGGGAGGCCTCCAGAAATAGCTCAGGGCCTGGTGTGGCTCTGGAGGTGGCCCAGCTGGGTGTCCCTGACCTGGACAGCTGGGCTGAAATTGAGCTGGGGCTGCCCTGCTGGCTGGCCCCTTGCCACTGCCTGGAGCCTTCCCAATCTCCTCTGGGGCAGGCAAGGGCCTCCCCAAATCTAGGCCAGGCTTCTgctgaagggaaagaaagaagcaggTGGGAGGAAGGGGGCGGGTTGGGTGTAGAATGTCATGAAAATTATAACCTTTGGAAACCACACCTCCCACCCCCTCaccaaagaataaaaatcactAACACCTCTTGAGCATTTACtgtgttctaagtactttacaagtatgaactcatttaattccCTCAACTCTGTGATATAAGGTAATTACTGCTGTTCTTATTTCCATCTTGCAGAGGGGAAACTGAGCACAAGAGAGGTTTAATAATTTGCATAAGATAACCTAGAGGTGGAGTTTGAACCCAGAGAGTCTGGctctaaattttacatttttttcggggggtggggtggggcggtgagtgaattaaaatgtatataaaataaaatttaccaattGTAACcacttttaagtatacagttcagtggcattaagtacattccccGTTGCCTCTCCCCCCAGTgcctggcaatcaccattctactttctgtttgagtgaatttgactactttggGTACCTCTAggtattataaatggaatcataacagTATTTGTCttgttgtgtctggcttatttcacttagcataatgcctttaAGTTTCACCCATGTTGTCGTATgtgttagaattttcttttttatggcggaATAATCTATTCTAATATTCTATGTATATGCTacattctgtttatccattcattccttgatggacacttggattgcttTTGGCTGTTGTGATTAATGCTGCTTTGAGCATgaatgtacaaatatctgtttgagttcctgtttttaattgttttgggtatacacccagaagtggaattgctgggtgatcctatggtaattctgtttaattttttgaggaactacttTACTGTGTTTCacagtgactgcaccattttatgtGTCCATCAGCAGTGCACAAAGTGCTAATTTCTcaacatcttcaccaacacttgttattttctgtttgtattttttttttggtaatggcCATCTTCAGAGGTGTgatgtggtatctcattgtggttttaatttacatttccctaatgactaatggtgttgagcatcttttcctgtgcctgttggccatttgtatatctttggagaaatgtctgttcaagtgactctgcattgtttttttttttttttttttttttttttttgagacagagtttcgctctgttgcccaggctggagtgcagtggcgccatctcggctcactgcaacctctgtgtcccgggttcaaatgattctcctgcttcagcctcctgagtagctgggattacaggcccccgccaccatgctgggataatttttatatttttagtagagacggggtttcatcatcttggccagtctggtcttgaactcctgaccttgtgaaccacctgcctcagcctccaaagtgctgggattacaggcttgagccaccgcacccagccatgactCTGCATTCTTAACCATTACCTGTGCTTCTCTTAGATTTGTAACCTCTGAGAATAGTGGATCAGCATTCTGGGCTGATGAAGGCCTCCCTCAGGAGCTGGGCACTGGATGATCTATTTGGTTGAATAGTTATCATAGCCTGCACTTTGGTGACATTTGTCATGCATGGACCTCATGCAGAGAGGGAGGCACTGTTGTGAGTCCTGTTTTGCAGTTAGGGAAACTGAGACATGGAGAAGTTGAGTATTTTATCCAAGGTCTCATAGCTAATCATTGGTGGAGCTAGGATTTGAATGGGTTCTGGAGTCCATGCTATACCTTACAGATATGGCCAGGGGGATGGAGTCGTGAAGACCACTGCAGGCAGCAGAACCAGTGTGTGCAGAGGTTTGTATATGGTGGCTTTGGAGAAAGAACAGGACTTGGGTAGAAGTGATCAGAACCCAGCTTGAATGGGGGTGACTTGAAGTTGGAGGAAGAGTAGGACAGGTCTGGAAAGGCCAGGAGCACGGTCAGGGTTTGGGGAGGAGGCTTGGTGCTTAGGgaccctggccttttttttttttttcttctcacaagatatttattaattacaaagggaaaataataaCTGTACAGTGGAGAAATTTGGCAGATACTGCCTTAACCAAGGAATTGGCTGATCACTAAGATTAAGACAAACTGTTGTTATGAGTGGGTGTGGtaatgtacctatagtcccagccactcaggaggctgaggtggcaggattgcttcagcccatctatttgaggctgcagtgagctatggagtgcactccaacctgggcaacacagtgagacctcatttctaaaaaaagaaaaaagaagccttCTGATACCATGTACTAAGAAGGACACAACATCACTTTTGTGTTATTCTTGACAGATATGTTtaactttctctcctttctttcttcctctctttctttcttctctctttcttactGATATAAGAAAAAGctttatacatttaatatataccTCTTGATGAGTGGCCTTGGCCTTTGAGGTGGCCTGGGTCCAGAACAGCCACTTGTTCAATGGTATTTCCTCTTGTGTTTGGTCCCTGAAGGAAGAAAATTGGAAGGGTGTGATGGAGCTCATGGTCCAGTGGGAGAGATAGGAAACGAGTTATATTTCCTGTCCTAGATAAAAGAGTATCTAAAATGACAGGATGTAATGAGTGCTCGGAAGGGAATAAAATGGGTGAAATTGCTGAGGGGGGTCTCTTGGAGGAGATGACATTTGAAATGAGATCTGAAGGGGGTGAGGGAAGAGGTTCCAGACAGAGAACAGCTGGTGCAaaagccctgaggcaggaaagacCTTGTGTTCAGGAACAGCAGGGAGGGCTTTGTGGCCAGAGCAGGAAAGAGGTTGGAGATAAGATGGGAGATTTGGACAAGGACTGAGTCCTGGAAGGCCTGAGGGCCAAGTGGGgagcttggatttttttttttttttttttttgagacagagtctcgctctgttgtccaggctggagtgcagtggctcaatctcagctcactgcagggaGCTTGGATTTTATTGTAAGGGAGCCACAGGAGGGTTTAAACACAGCAGTAATGAGACTATTTCTGCTGGGAAAACATTGCCGTTATTGCCCCCATTTTACAGCAGAGGAAACCGAGACTCAGAACCAAAACCAGGGAGTGCTTCCTAAGGTGGTTTCTCCCTCTGGGGTCCAGCCGACGAGGCAGTAGATTCCTTGGGACTTCCTTGGGGGGCACATCTGGTGAGTGGCCAAAGCCCAACACTGAAAACACCGTCtcttccacctcccctccccagacGTGAGCCTGGGTTCcaatcctggctctaccattaATCAGCTGTGTAATTTTGGGCAAGTGGCCTTacctcttggagcctcagttttctcatctgaaaatgggcataataatagtAGCCCTCACAGGGTaggtgtgaggattaaattagttaacattttatagagcttagaacagtgtctggtacaAAGAAAGTGCTCAGATgagatttgttcttttcttttttggctgtAAGTTTATTCAATGTGAAATAATCCTCTCCAATTTTATTGAGGTGGCTGACCACGTCCACGACCACATCCGCCTCTAAACTGGAATTCGGTTGCTGACCCAGCCCCAGCCTCGGCTTTCTTGTCAGCACCAGGGGGCACAGAACACTGTCTGTAGGTATCTCTGTCGGCTTCCCGTCTTGTGAGTCTTGCAGGTCGCTTACCCTCCAGACCTTTAGGCCGAGGCATGCCAGTCTCTGGATGGCTGCGGTGTAGGGTGGCAGGAACAATCTCGGGGGGCAGATGTAGGGTGGCAGGAACAATCTCTGGGGGCAGATGAAGGTAATCACGGAGATACTGGCTACCCTCATTGGTAAGGTAACAGTAGAAATGTCTCCAGGCAAACCGTTCCTTCACGCAGCCTCGGGACTTGAGAGACTGCATGGCCTTCATGATATGAAGGTTGGGCACATTCTTGTCTGCCAGCTCCGGGTGCTTAGGCATGTGGACATCCTTCTTGGCCACCATGACTCCCTCCTTAAAAAGGAGTTCATAAATGGCAATCCGGTTCTTCTTAGGCATCAGCGTCTTGGCAGCTGTAGGGTCCGGGGCCGAGGCTGGAAAGGAAGGACTGTTcttttctttgctattatgaaaatCATTATTGTTGCTTTGCTGTTACTATTAGTGCCTGAAGGAGccttccctccccatcccccatttCTGCCTCAGTGGAGGGCTAGGCAGGGCTCAGCAGGCCACTTGGAGGATGATGGACTTGTTGCCCCGTCCCCTGTAAAGTCAGGGactggaggaggctgcagtgctGAGGGGGAAGGAAAGCTGATGTGCATCACTGCCGGTCTCCTCATGCCCTGTACACTAGTCCTGGCCCAGCTCCCACAGGCACAGACATGGAACAGGAGCCTCTTCAGCCTGAGTGGGGCAGagggctgaggctgaggcctggGGGACAgctccttctctgggcctcaggatTCCCATGAAAAAATGGCCTATCAAATGTTCCTACCTGCAGTGAGTTATAGGACTTGGGGTGGAAGAGGTGACAGTCACCTCCCTCTGGGAATTCCTTCCTGCAGGGCTGCAGTCTCATGGGATTAAATGAGGGGGCTCTGGGGATTTAAATGAGTATGGTGCCTGGCACCCCAAAATTCTAGTTATTGTTGTTACTATGACGGCTGTTGTTACCGATGTTAACAGTTTTCACAAGGCAGCCAAGGCATCCTCAGGCTCAGCCTGTTCCAGAGGGATGGACTCTACACGTGACAGAATGGAGCACCAGGAGGGTCCCGCAGCCTGGTCAGggacacacagctagaaagtggtgGCGTTAAGCCTTGGTCTGGAGGGAAAGAGCGCAGGCTGGACTCCCCAGAGTGATTTTGGGCTAGTGACTcagcctctctcagcctcagtttaccATTAGTCAAATGGGGTAACAATAGAACTCACCAGATAGTGATTGTTGGGAAGATTAAAATGGGTTACCCGATACCAAGAAAAACACTTTTCCGTGCCTGGCACAGTGAACATTACCTGGCGGTCGTTCTGAGTGTCAGGGAGGGGGGCTCAGTTTGTCCATCTCTAAGATGGGTGCGCTTGCCTGCCAGAGCCACGGGGACTCCGCGCGCCAGGTGTGCGGTGGGCGGGTCTCGGCTCCCGGAAGAACTTCCCTGGGTGGTCCTGGAGCGGGTCGGACCCAGTTCCTGAGCCAGGCCAACTGCCAGCGGCCGGGGCTCGGGTTCTGGCCCCTGCCTGGCTTTCCTTACCCTTTTCGGATAATACCTGGACCAGCGGGTTCACTTGCCCGCGGCCGCCGGAAGTTGCGCAAACTCAGGTTGCCGGAGCCCCAGGTGGGCCGGGCCGGAGGAGCGCAGGCCGGCGGCGCGGGCGCAGCCAGGTACGTGCGGACCGGGGCGGGGGGCGCCCAGCCGGGGTAGGGGGCGGCCCGAGCACCCCTCCACCCCAGGACGGCGGGAACGGGGCAGGGATCTACCTTTCGGCTTCAAGAGGACCGCGGGGATCGTGCCGCTCTCTCCCTCATTTGAGAGCCAGGCCAACTCGGACTCAGAGGGGCGGCGAGTGGCAAGGGTCACACAGCGCCCTGCTAGCCGACCCCCCGTCCCCCGCCACCGGGAGTCCTCAAGCTTTTCCGGAATTGAGGGAGAGCAAAAGCCAGACTGGGGATCTGAGTTCCCCCCAACCCTGCCCCGCGGCCTCTGGAGGCTGACGCTGGGGAGCTAGTGGGGAGGGGGCCAGGGGGGGATGCGAGCCCCCGGGATGCAAGCCAGAAGGGCGGGCGGTTGGGGGCATTCATGGGAGGCATTTGAATCCGTGGGTGGGGCATTGGGCGGTGAGAGGAGGCCTCAGAGGGGACGTTGAGTCCCGCTTGGGGACTTGGGACCCTGGCTTCACCTGGCGGGAGCCGCTGCACCTCCGTTTGCCCACCCGTGACATGGGGCTGTTGAGGTCAGCTCACTGATCAACCTCTGTCTTGGGCCTGCTTTGTCCGCGGTGTGGGCTGGGACAGACCCTCGTGGGGCTTGCTTAGAGACCCCTACGTGGGGGTGGTCTGTGGACTTGGTTAGTCGAAATCTTCTTAAAGACCAGGAACCTGGTTCGTGGCTCCGCCTTTTTGCCAGATGCTGAGGAAAGCCCTCGACCTGTTTGATCTCTCCATCCTTATCGTGACCTGGAGGCTCAGGAAGGTCTATTTTTAACCTCATTTCACGGATAAGGTATCCGAGTCTGTAAAGAGGCGAAGCTGCTTGCGCAAGGCGCACAGCGGGCGGGTGGGCGAGCCGAAGGCCGGCGGTCCCGCGGCGCCAAACCCGGGGTTGGCTCTCGCATCTGTCCCGGCCCCGCCAGAGGGGACCCCAGGGCCAGCAGATGGGGccagaggggctgggggcccGATCGGGGTCGTGCACGGGGTTTCTGCCCCGGCCCCGCCCGTCTGACCTCCTTCTCCGTCTTTATCCGGATGGTGCCCGCAAGGGAACTGCCACTGCGGACGGGTTGGACTGGTTTGGGAGGTGGCggcctgggggtggggcagaGTTTGGCTGCCTCTACTATGCTCCTTTCCTGTCAGGTCCTTCCCACCTGAGGTCTCCTGGGGGTCGGCCCTGGTGGAGCGAGGCTTCCTTTCCCATCCACTCCATCTCTCCTGCCTTGGGAGCAGCACCCAAGGATCTGTTCCCAACTCATGGCTGCTGCAGAGGTCTCCAGCTGGTGGTTGGGGGCcagatggaggaggaggggacAGATATGTTTGCAGACATATTTTGTTTGCTGTATATGCAATGTTTTAATCATTATTATTGAATATGCTGACAGTTAAGAATCTGGAGTTTTTATGTACTCCTGGATTTCCAGCTTCCTGGAACAATACACCTACCACCTTGGACCCATATGCCTGCAGCAGGCAGGGTACCTAGATGTCTCTAGTTCATTCCTGATCACCCAGTTCACATCTGGCTCCCATAAATATTTCagttcaataaatttttgttgaatattCTGCCCTAGTATGTGTCTAGGGCAGTATCTTGAAACTGGGGTATAGTGAACAAAATAGCCAACCCccgcccccacacacacacccctgccctcatggagctgatATTTTAGGGGGATGGGGACAACAAAGAGTAAAACAACCATACACAAATAGAGTACTTGTGCAGGGGATAAGGAGAAAAGGAATAGTGCCGGGAGGGGGTCAGGAGCGGGAGGGGGTCAGGAGCGCCAGGGAGAAACAGGATGTGGTATTGAAATCAGTGCCTTATTTATCTATTCTGGGACCTGGGAAAgtcacttctctgagtctcagtttctccatctgcacAACGACCCACAGGCTTGTGGGAGGTTATAGGGAGGATGGCACCCAGCAGAGatccctgcctccccaccccaATCCAGACTCACTCCCTTCTGGATTTTTGGATGTCTAGGTGGGGCTGTCCAATGTAGCTTCCTACCATGGATGGAAATGCTGTACTCTGTGCTGCCAAACACAGTGGcaactggccacatgtggctattgagaaCTTGAAATGCCGCTAGTGTAGCTCAGGAACTgaattttatgtttctatttcatttaaatttaaagttagggttgaatagccacatgtggctgctgGCTGTTGAGCTGGACAGCACGGGTCTAGATGGCTTGAACTGTAAGCCTTCTTGGGGAACACCCAGATTAAGTACCTGCcccctccattttacagatgagaatgttTGGGACTTGGTATGTGGGTTTTCTTCTGTCCCATCTCCAAGGGGCCTTGTGGGGTGACTCTGTGGGCTTGGCCCTTCCTTGGAAACAGGGTCAGGGTTGGCTTGATGTCTGGGGCATCAGGCCCTGACACTTGGGTGACCACGTAGACACTTGTGCATCCAGGTGTATGCCCTCCCCCCAGGTGAGTGCCCATTCCATGGCTGCAGGCAGATCGAGGGTCTGCCGGATGCCTCCATGCAGGGCTGTGTGATTTTGGACATTTCCAGCTTCTCTCAGCACAGCATAGCTCAGGGCTGATGTTTCCACGTGACAGGCATTTGTGGATCACCGTGGGCCATCCAGTTCCATGCAGGAAGTTGACGGATGTCTGGACTCCACTGGGGCGGGGGTGGAGATTTTCTTTGCTCCTTCCCTATAAGCTCTGCCCTTTGCCTGGGGCCTGGCATGTCTAGGCGGGTGGATGGCACAGGGCAGCTTCCTGCCTGGATGGGTGAGGGGTAGAGGTGGTACCAGGCTCCCTGTGGGGAGTCCAGGTGGGGTGTGGGGCTGGAGCCCTTTTTCTTGGTCATTTAACCCTACACCCCGGTGCCAGCACCTTCCTTTTTGGTGGTAAAGGGCAGAGCCACCTACTCGCTGGGTTAACTTAAGCAAGTTGGttgcctctctgggcttcagtttctccatccaAAAAATGGGGCTGTTGAGAGGACCTGAGGTTCAGTTGACTGGTGCGTAGCACAGAGCCTGGAGCCTCCCTTGCTCCCTTTAGCGCGTGCCTTGCCCTGTCTTTTCTGCTCAGGTTGCCCAGGTCTTTTTTCTCTAAcaccttttttcctctcttagtCTCAGCTGGGCCTGGTTCTCccggggcaggagggagggggtgtgggtggggcctGAAGCCCCGCCCCTGTTGCCTTGTGCCTGCTGATTGGCTCCTTGTGGAGGGGCGTGGTCTCCACCTTATAATAGGGAAGGCGTCTTATCCTCTCAGCCGTGGCTGAGCCTCTTTGTCTGAGCGCGCtcggctttttcttttttttttttttctctccttcactgCAGCAGTTGCCGGTGTCCAGCTGCCTACTTTCTGCCCGGATCTGTGGCTCCTCATTTCTCCGGTCTCCTCAGACTAAAGCCCTCGGGATATGCAGCAGCCATGCCTGTGGACACGCTGAGCCCTGGAGCCCCGTCCGCCCCCGCCCTACCTTGCCGCCTGCGGACCAAGGTCCCTGGCTACCTGCTACGGAGGCCGGCAGATGGTGGAGTCCGGAAACCGAGCGCCGTGGAGCGCCTGGAGGCCGACAAGGCCAAGTACGTCAAGAGCCTGCATGTGGCCAACACCCGCCAGGAGCCTGTGCAGCCCCTGCTGTCCAAACAGCCACTCTTTAGCCCTGAGACTCGCCGCACAGTGCTCACGCCCAGCCGCCGAGCCCTGCCTGGCCCCTGCCGACGGCCCCAGCTGGACCTGGACATCCTCAGCAGCCTCATCAACTTGTGTGATAGTCCCGTGTCCCCTGCCGAGGCCAGCCGCACTCCTGGACGGGCAGAGGGAGCTGGCCGTCCTCCCCCAGCCACCCCTCCACGACCGCCGCCCAGTACCTCTGCGGTCCGCCGAGTGGACGTCCGCCCCCTGCCTGCCTCGCCTGCCCGGCCCTGCCCATCACCCGGCCCTGCCGCCGCCTCCAGCCCAGCCCGGCCGCCGGGTTTGCAACGCTCTAAGTCGGACTTGAGCGAGCGCTTTTCTAGGGCAGCCGCTGATCTTGAGCGCTTTTTTAACTTCTGCGGCCTGGACCCGGAGGAGGCGAGAGGGTTGGGTGTGGCCCACCTGGCACGGGCCAGCTCGGATATCGTGTCCCTGGCAGGGCCCAGTGCTGGGCCGGGCAGCTCTGAAGGGGGCTGCTCCCGCCGCAGCTCGGTTACTGTTGAGGAGCGGGCCCGGGAGCGCGTTCCCTATGGCGTGTCGGTGGTGGAGCGCAATGCCCGCGTGATCAAGTGGCTGTATGGGTTAAGGCAGGCTCGGGAGAGCCCAGCAGCTGAAGGCTAGGCACCACTGGGCCTGGAATTCGCCACAGGACAGATCTTACAGAGGCAAGTGGTCCCTGGACCTCTCTTGCATCCATTCTCTAGACAGCCATGTCAGAGGCTCCACCCCGTTGTGAACTTGGTATGGAGGCAAAGGCTTAGAGGCTGGACCGGCATTCTTGGGCAAGGACTGACTCTCGAAGGGTTTTGTTCTTGACTCTGGACACCTGAgaaccccctcctcccctcccccaataCAAAGTTTTTGACATGAGTGTACTCCTGCTTAGTTCCTCTTGTGGGGCTGCATTTGGGGTGCTTTGCCTTCCCCACTGTGAGTGAGGGGCCAAGGGATCTCCTCAATCCTGTCTCCCCAGCGGCTctgtttcctccttccttccttggcctctgtCCTTTGCTGACTTCCTCTTCCTTACCCAGCAGAACTCACCCTGGGGtcggggcagtggggaggggccTATCCACTGCTCTTCCTAGTCCTTGGCAGCTGGCCTAGGTGGGCAGACTATAGGAGGGACTGGTTAGGAGTCTGCATTGCTTTGACTTCCCTCTCCTTGGTTAATAAACACAAATGCTTGTTTCTCAAGGGCTGGGCCTCCAGACTCTTCTGTGTTCACAAGAGAAGGGGTGAGAGAAGTCTTGGGGTGGGGCCATCGAAACAGTCACTGTTTACCCCGAGATCTAGTGGTGGGGCATGATGATAGCGGCTGGCCTGGCTGGAGACGTGTCCCCGTGGTGGGTTCTCATAACTCTCCTGGAAGGCTAGCAGGCCTGCCTCATcgaggaggaaactgagatccAGCCATGAGTGAGCTGGAATAGAGCTGGGAGTAGGAATGGGGTCTTTCCCCTGCACCAGAAAGGGAGCCTGCAGGGGAAAGGCCGATGGGGTGCATAGACTCTCCCCAACCAGGAGTGTTCCATCCAAGCCCTGCCCAGTTCCCAAGGGGGCAGGAAGCTCGGAGAGGGCAAATCCTGAACTTGAGGTCACACAGACCATAGAGTGAGGATGAGAAGTGGGAGTTTTGGAGGAAGAGAGACTTGGGGTGGACGGCACAAAATGAGTGGCGTTGCCTGGTGATCTTGGACAAGCCAGtttccctctg
This window of the Gorilla gorilla gorilla isolate KB3781 chromosome 21, NHGRI_mGorGor1-v2.1_pri, whole genome shotgun sequence genome carries:
- the FAM110A gene encoding protein FAM110A isoform X1; amino-acid sequence: MGALACQSHGDSARQVCGGRVSAPGRTSLGGPGAGRTQFLSQANCQRPGLGFWPLPGFPYPFRIIPGPAGSLARGRRKLRKLRLPEPQVGRAGGAQAGGAGAASSCRCPAAYFLPGSVAPHFSGLLRLKPSGYAAAMPVDTLSPGAPSAPALPCRLRTKVPGYLLRRPADGGVRKPSAVERLEADKAKYVKSLHVANTRQEPVQPLLSKQPLFSPETRRTVLTPSRRALPGPCRRPQLDLDILSSLINLCDSPVSPAEASRTPGRAEGAGRPPPATPPRPPPSTSAVRRVDVRPLPASPARPCPSPGPAAASSPARPPGLQRSKSDLSERFSRAAADLERFFNFCGLDPEEARGLGVAHLARASSDIVSLAGPSAGPGSSEGGCSRRSSVTVEERARERVPYGVSVVERNARVIKWLYGLRQARESPAAEG
- the FAM110A gene encoding protein FAM110A isoform X2, whose protein sequence is MGALACQSHGDSARQVCGGRVSAPGRTSLGGPGAGRTQFLSQANCQRPGLGFWPLPGFPYPFRIIPGPAGSLARGRRKLRKLRLPEPQVGRAGGAQAGGAGAASCRCPAAYFLPGSVAPHFSGLLRLKPSGYAAAMPVDTLSPGAPSAPALPCRLRTKVPGYLLRRPADGGVRKPSAVERLEADKAKYVKSLHVANTRQEPVQPLLSKQPLFSPETRRTVLTPSRRALPGPCRRPQLDLDILSSLINLCDSPVSPAEASRTPGRAEGAGRPPPATPPRPPPSTSAVRRVDVRPLPASPARPCPSPGPAAASSPARPPGLQRSKSDLSERFSRAAADLERFFNFCGLDPEEARGLGVAHLARASSDIVSLAGPSAGPGSSEGGCSRRSSVTVEERARERVPYGVSVVERNARVIKWLYGLRQARESPAAEG
- the FAM110A gene encoding protein FAM110A isoform X3; this translates as MPVDTLSPGAPSAPALPCRLRTKVPGYLLRRPADGGVRKPSAVERLEADKAKYVKSLHVANTRQEPVQPLLSKQPLFSPETRRTVLTPSRRALPGPCRRPQLDLDILSSLINLCDSPVSPAEASRTPGRAEGAGRPPPATPPRPPPSTSAVRRVDVRPLPASPARPCPSPGPAAASSPARPPGLQRSKSDLSERFSRAAADLERFFNFCGLDPEEARGLGVAHLARASSDIVSLAGPSAGPGSSEGGCSRRSSVTVEERARERVPYGVSVVERNARVIKWLYGLRQARESPAAEG
- the LOC101152403 gene encoding putative ribosomal protein eS10-like produces the protein MPKKNRIAIYELLFKEGVMVAKKDVHMPKHPELADKNVPNLHIMKAMQSLKSRGCVKERFAWRHFYCYLTNEGSQYLRDYLHLPPEIVPATLHLPPEIVPATLHRSHPETGMPRPKGLEGKRPARLTRREADRDTYRQCSVPPGADKKAEAGAGSATEFQFRGGCGRGRGQPPQ